In Bacillus solimangrovi, a single genomic region encodes these proteins:
- the queD gene encoding 6-carboxytetrahydropterin synthase QueD — translation MTDKLFGFRIVDNLQKIDKDIKRNELKYHQKRVLVSKEFTFDAAHHLHQYEGKCKNLHGHTYKVVFGISGFVDEIGLVVDFTDIKQIWKEDIEVYLDHRYLNETLPKMNTTAENMVVWIYEQMKTSLEKRQEQYNEARVEFVRLYETPTSYAEVKREWMEDE, via the coding sequence ATGACAGATAAATTATTTGGTTTTAGAATTGTAGATAATTTACAAAAAATAGATAAAGATATTAAACGAAATGAGCTAAAATATCATCAAAAAAGAGTGCTTGTCAGTAAAGAATTCACATTTGATGCGGCACATCATTTACACCAATACGAAGGAAAGTGTAAAAATCTTCACGGTCACACGTACAAAGTCGTGTTTGGTATAAGTGGATTTGTAGATGAAATTGGTCTTGTCGTTGATTTTACGGATATTAAGCAGATTTGGAAAGAAGATATTGAAGTTTATCTAGATCATCGTTATTTAAATGAGACGCTGCCAAAAATGAACACTACAGCCGAAAATATGGTAGTCTGGATATATGAGCAGATGAAAACTTCATTAGAAAAAAGACAAGAACAGTATAATGAAGCAAGAGTAGAATTTGTTCGATTGTATGAAACCCCGACTAGTTATGCCGAAGTTAAGCGAGAGTGGATGGAAGACGAGTGA
- the copZ gene encoding copper chaperone CopZ — protein sequence MSITTLQVSGMTCGHCEKSVKGALSELEGVSNVNVSLKDGKVDVEYNENQVKVDELKEAVEDQGYDVA from the coding sequence ATGTCAATTACAACATTACAAGTATCAGGAATGACGTGCGGTCACTGTGAGAAATCAGTAAAAGGAGCGTTATCAGAGCTAGAGGGTGTTAGTAACGTAAATGTATCATTAAAAGATGGTAAAGTTGACGTTGAATACAATGAAAATCAAGTAAAAGTAGACGAATTAAAAGAAGCGGTAGAAGACCAAGGGTACGATGTAGCATAA
- a CDS encoding zinc-dependent alcohol dehydrogenase family protein, with protein MDAKCIKFYEFGSPIDVLRVEYKDIQSPLDGEILVRMTNRPINPSDLLPIQGAYSHRIPLPSIPGYEGVGIVEDVGPSVSRQLIGSRVLPLRGEGTWQEFVKTPAQWAVSIPDSIEDEIAAQLYINPITAWLSCVEVLALRADDVLLVNACGSSLGRIFAQLSKILGFRLIAVTRNNTYTKKLLELGASNVINTSETSLNNAVMELTNGHGANAAIDSVGGKDGTELAFCVKPKGTLLTIGLLSGIPINWAVISEEAKVNVKLFHLRHWNKQVSVQTWQQTFERLITLIHENRLKLMNPDSHYELTEVHEALRRTEFFQGNRGKVLLTS; from the coding sequence TTGGATGCCAAATGTATTAAATTTTATGAGTTTGGAAGCCCTATAGATGTTTTAAGAGTTGAATATAAAGATATTCAATCCCCATTGGATGGAGAGATTCTAGTTCGTATGACAAATCGCCCTATCAATCCATCTGATCTACTGCCTATTCAAGGGGCATATTCTCACCGAATTCCGTTGCCATCTATTCCTGGTTATGAGGGTGTTGGTATTGTAGAGGATGTTGGCCCCTCTGTTTCTCGACAACTTATTGGGAGTCGTGTTCTACCATTAAGAGGGGAAGGTACTTGGCAAGAATTTGTTAAAACACCTGCTCAATGGGCGGTTTCTATTCCAGATTCAATTGAAGATGAGATAGCTGCACAATTATATATTAATCCAATTACTGCTTGGCTTTCTTGTGTAGAAGTATTGGCATTAAGAGCTGATGATGTATTACTTGTAAATGCTTGCGGCTCTTCGCTTGGCCGTATCTTTGCTCAGTTATCTAAGATTCTAGGTTTTCGTTTAATTGCTGTTACTAGAAATAATACATATACGAAGAAGTTACTTGAACTTGGTGCTTCAAATGTAATCAACACATCAGAAACATCCTTAAATAATGCTGTTATGGAATTAACGAATGGGCATGGTGCAAATGCTGCTATTGACTCAGTTGGTGGGAAAGATGGAACCGAATTAGCATTTTGTGTTAAACCTAAAGGCACTTTATTAACGATTGGGCTATTGTCAGGAATACCTATTAATTGGGCTGTGATTTCAGAAGAAGCAAAAGTAAATGTAAAGTTGTTTCATCTACGCCATTGGAATAAGCAAGTGTCTGTTCAAACTTGGCAACAGACATTTGAACGTCTGATAACACTAATTCATGAGAACAGGTTAAAGTTGATGAACCCAGATTCTCACTATGAACTAACTGAGGTTCATGAAGCTCTTCGTAGGACTGAATTTTTCCAAGGTAATAGGGGGAAGGTTTTGTTAACAAGTTAG
- a CDS encoding alpha/beta hydrolase, translated as MITNYIELKNSVKIHVRYTNKLEETILFLHFSSGNSHMWDSIIPNFENRYNVIVPELRGHGQSDCPPTGYHIDDMANDMYLLLEELQVDNCHIVGSSLGAEVALSLAASHPTLVKSIICEGALYNEFGEYGLFNGSEEEITEIRNKLRSELMEFKRPIFNTKLEFIDNMKKQLQEENIWTEHFINFVEHNMMQTEDDHYTNCFPLHARQEYIQHYWDFKFETYYQKIKCPILFVLSDEEWNNPKIRKIVDRFSSFVENSEITHIQGAKHAYVWMQFPKVMSNHIYDFLNT; from the coding sequence TTGATTACGAATTATATAGAGCTTAAAAACTCAGTAAAAATACATGTCAGATATACAAACAAATTAGAAGAAACGATACTTTTCCTTCACTTTAGTTCTGGAAACTCACATATGTGGGACAGTATCATTCCTAATTTTGAGAATAGATACAATGTGATTGTTCCAGAATTAAGAGGACACGGACAATCAGACTGTCCACCAACAGGTTATCATATTGATGACATGGCAAATGATATGTATTTATTATTAGAAGAATTACAGGTTGATAATTGTCATATCGTTGGTAGCTCACTAGGTGCAGAAGTTGCTTTAAGCCTTGCAGCATCACATCCAACTTTGGTTAAATCAATTATTTGTGAAGGGGCTCTATATAACGAATTTGGGGAGTATGGATTATTTAACGGAAGCGAAGAAGAAATAACAGAAATAAGAAATAAGCTACGATCAGAACTAATGGAATTTAAGAGACCTATTTTTAACACAAAACTCGAATTCATAGATAACATGAAAAAACAGCTACAAGAGGAGAACATTTGGACTGAGCACTTTATAAATTTTGTAGAACATAATATGATGCAAACAGAAGATGATCATTACACAAATTGCTTTCCATTACATGCAAGGCAGGAATATATTCAACACTATTGGGATTTCAAATTTGAGACATACTATCAGAAAATTAAATGCCCTATTCTATTTGTACTAAGTGATGAAGAGTGGAATAATCCAAAGATTAGAAAGATCGTTGACAGATTTTCTTCATTTGTAGAAAACAGTGAAATCACTCATATTCAAGGTGCAAAACACGCTTACGTTTGGATGCAGTTTCCTAAGGTAATGAGTAACCATATTTATGATTTTTTAAATACTTAA
- a CDS encoding heavy metal translocating P-type ATPase: MSDQNQVLDPPTDEQMKFGITGMTCASCSTRIEKVLNKMDGVDANVNLAMESATVKYNAEAVKPEEVFSKINKLGYGVVTDKVELDIYGMTCAACSTRIEKVVSKMSGIESAPVNLTTESASLTLQPGIVTVDDVIAKIQKLGYDAKLKETREEKASHKEEEIKERKTKLFISILLSLPLLYSMVGHAPWDLGIPMPAFIMNPWFQLILATPVQFYIGGQFYVGAYKSLKNKSANMDVLVALGTSAAYFYSVVEAFKTIGNPQYMPHLYFETSAVLITLILVGKLFEALAKGRTTEAISKLLNLQAKEATVIRDGQLMKIAIEEVVVNDVIVVKPGEKIPVDGEVISGRSTIDESMITGESIPVDKLVGDNVIGSTINKNGTLEMKATKVGKDTALAGIIRVVEEAQGSKAPIQRMADIISGVFVPIVVGIAAVTFLIWYMFVAPGDLPQAIEVAIAVLVIACPCALGLATPTSIMVGTGKGAENGILFKGGEHLEIAHKIDAIVLDKTGTITKGKPVVTDYEAEDDDVLSYLYTAEKSSEHPLAEAIVEYAKEKRAEEYAVEHFEAIPGHGIEARIKGNHVLAGTRKLMTKYEVDFHSFESKLETFEKEGKTAMMIAIDKRLVGIIAVADTVKETAKEAIHELQSQGIEVYMMTGDNERTAQAIAQQVGIQHVFAEVLPEQKASHVKELQNNGKKVAMVGDGINDAPALATADVGIAIGTGTDVAIEAADITLMGGELTLIPKAIDLSRKTMRNIRQNLFWALAYNSAGIPIAAVGLLAPWVAGAAMAFSSVSVVTNSLRLKRAKI; the protein is encoded by the coding sequence ATGAGTGATCAAAATCAAGTACTAGACCCTCCTACAGATGAACAAATGAAATTTGGCATAACAGGAATGACTTGTGCATCATGTTCAACTCGTATTGAAAAAGTGTTAAACAAAATGGACGGTGTAGATGCAAATGTCAATTTAGCGATGGAATCAGCAACAGTAAAATATAATGCTGAAGCAGTCAAACCAGAAGAAGTTTTTTCTAAAATTAACAAGCTTGGCTATGGTGTAGTAACGGATAAAGTAGAACTCGATATATACGGTATGACATGTGCCGCATGTTCAACACGAATTGAGAAAGTCGTAAGTAAAATGTCTGGAATTGAATCTGCGCCTGTCAACTTAACGACTGAATCTGCGTCTTTAACATTACAACCAGGTATTGTGACAGTTGATGACGTTATCGCAAAAATTCAAAAGCTCGGTTACGATGCTAAGCTGAAAGAAACGAGAGAAGAGAAGGCATCACATAAAGAAGAAGAGATTAAGGAACGAAAAACGAAACTATTTATTTCGATTTTACTATCTCTACCACTGCTATATTCAATGGTTGGTCATGCACCTTGGGATTTAGGAATACCAATGCCAGCATTTATTATGAACCCTTGGTTTCAATTAATACTTGCTACCCCAGTTCAATTTTACATCGGTGGGCAATTTTACGTAGGTGCATATAAATCATTAAAGAATAAAAGTGCAAATATGGATGTACTCGTTGCGCTTGGAACATCAGCAGCTTATTTCTATAGTGTAGTTGAAGCATTCAAAACAATTGGAAATCCACAATATATGCCTCATTTGTACTTTGAGACGAGTGCAGTATTAATCACACTTATCTTAGTAGGGAAGCTATTTGAGGCACTGGCAAAAGGAAGAACGACTGAAGCCATCTCGAAATTGTTGAACTTACAAGCAAAAGAAGCAACGGTTATAAGAGATGGACAATTAATGAAGATTGCAATTGAAGAAGTTGTTGTGAATGATGTAATCGTCGTTAAGCCAGGTGAGAAAATTCCAGTAGATGGTGAAGTTATCTCAGGACGTTCAACGATTGATGAATCAATGATTACTGGTGAATCGATTCCAGTTGATAAGTTAGTCGGTGATAATGTTATAGGTTCAACGATTAATAAAAATGGAACATTGGAAATGAAAGCAACAAAGGTAGGGAAAGATACAGCATTAGCAGGGATCATACGTGTTGTAGAAGAAGCTCAAGGGTCTAAGGCTCCAATCCAAAGAATGGCTGATATTATTTCAGGTGTTTTTGTACCAATTGTTGTTGGGATTGCTGCAGTAACATTTCTTATTTGGTATATGTTTGTTGCTCCTGGTGACTTGCCACAAGCAATTGAAGTTGCAATTGCTGTACTCGTTATCGCTTGTCCGTGTGCCTTAGGGTTAGCAACCCCAACTTCGATTATGGTTGGTACAGGAAAAGGTGCTGAAAACGGTATCCTTTTCAAAGGTGGAGAGCATCTAGAAATTGCTCATAAGATTGACGCAATTGTGTTAGATAAAACAGGAACAATTACAAAAGGTAAACCTGTTGTTACAGATTATGAAGCAGAAGATGATGATGTATTGTCTTATTTATATACAGCAGAAAAATCATCAGAGCATCCATTAGCAGAAGCAATCGTAGAATATGCAAAAGAAAAGCGTGCTGAAGAATATGCTGTTGAACACTTTGAAGCAATACCTGGTCACGGTATAGAAGCTCGTATAAAAGGCAATCACGTATTAGCTGGAACGAGAAAACTCATGACAAAATACGAAGTTGATTTTCATTCTTTCGAATCAAAACTAGAAACATTTGAAAAAGAAGGAAAAACAGCCATGATGATCGCAATTGATAAACGTTTAGTTGGTATTATTGCAGTAGCTGACACAGTGAAAGAAACAGCTAAAGAAGCGATTCATGAACTACAATCACAAGGCATTGAGGTTTACATGATGACTGGTGATAACGAAAGAACGGCGCAAGCTATTGCACAGCAAGTAGGTATTCAACATGTATTTGCAGAAGTTCTTCCTGAACAAAAAGCAAGTCATGTGAAAGAACTCCAAAACAATGGCAAAAAAGTTGCAATGGTTGGAGACGGAATTAATGACGCACCAGCATTAGCAACAGCAGATGTCGGAATTGCAATCGGTACTGGAACAGATGTTGCGATCGAAGCAGCTGATATTACACTAATGGGTGGTGAACTTACACTCATTCCAAAAGCGATTGACTTAAGTAGAAAAACGATGAGAAACATTCGTCAAAATCTATTTTGGGCATTAGCTTATAACAGTGCAGGTATTCCAATTGCGGCTGTAGGATTATTAGCACCATGGGTTGCGGGAGCGGCAATGGCATTTAGTTCAGTATCTGTCGTTACAAACTCACTTCGATTGAAGAGAGCAAAAATATAA
- a CDS encoding metal-sensing transcriptional repressor, with protein sequence MEKDCHVNEEGKMLATPRSDKEKDQLIKRLRRVEGQVRGIQKMIEDDRYCVDVLIQVSAINSALKNVGFQLLERHASHCVSDAIKEGSGDEALEELMKVVKQFSKS encoded by the coding sequence ATGGAAAAAGATTGTCATGTTAACGAAGAAGGAAAGATGCTTGCTACACCGCGTAGTGATAAAGAAAAAGATCAGCTCATTAAGCGGCTTAGGAGAGTTGAAGGTCAAGTTCGTGGCATTCAAAAGATGATAGAAGATGACCGTTATTGTGTAGATGTTCTCATTCAAGTTTCTGCAATTAATTCAGCGTTAAAAAATGTTGGTTTTCAATTGTTAGAACGGCATGCAAGCCATTGTGTATCAGATGCTATTAAAGAAGGTTCAGGTGATGAAGCACTTGAGGAGTTAATGAAGGTTGTGAAACAGTTCTCTAAATCTTAA
- a CDS encoding AAA family ATPase, protein MKIHIIGGSGSGKSTVAKQLSEKYSIPHYDLDAIFWDKNAEQYKIKAPVFIRDNKLKEIVGQPSWIIEGVYFTWLDPSFALADKIFVLHTPLSVQEERIWSRYYQRKTGLLSSTKKETINSVNELIDWNKKYIENYLPNFINNTKYKDKIIQLENNFAIFEYIS, encoded by the coding sequence ATGAAAATACACATTATTGGTGGATCAGGAAGTGGAAAATCCACTGTTGCGAAGCAGTTAAGTGAAAAATATAGTATACCTCATTATGATTTGGATGCTATATTTTGGGACAAAAATGCTGAACAGTACAAGATAAAAGCACCAGTATTTATAAGGGATAACAAACTGAAAGAGATTGTTGGACAACCATCGTGGATAATTGAAGGTGTATATTTCACTTGGTTAGATCCTAGTTTTGCATTGGCTGACAAAATATTTGTCCTTCATACACCACTATCAGTTCAGGAGGAAAGAATTTGGAGTAGGTACTATCAAAGAAAAACAGGCTTATTATCCTCAACAAAAAAAGAAACCATCAACAGTGTAAACGAATTAATAGATTGGAACAAAAAGTATATCGAAAATTACTTACCTAATTTTATTAACAATACTAAGTATAAAGATAAAATAATTCAGCTTGAAAACAATTTTGCCATTTTCGAATATATAAGCTAA